The Aspergillus luchuensis IFO 4308 DNA, chromosome 7, nearly complete sequence genome has a segment encoding these proteins:
- the cbf5 gene encoding pseudouridine synthase CBF5 (BUSCO:EOG0926273Q;~COG:J;~EggNog:ENOG410PFV3;~InterPro:IPR012960,IPR020103,IPR032819,IPR004802, IPR002501,IPR015947,IPR004521,IPR002478;~PFAM:PF16198,PF08068,PF01509,PF01472;~go_function: GO:0003723 - RNA binding [Evidence IEA];~go_function: GO:0009982 - pseudouridine synthase activity [Evidence IEA];~go_process: GO:0001522 - pseudouridine synthesis [Evidence IEA];~go_process: GO:0006396 - RNA processing [Evidence IEA];~go_process: GO:0009451 - RNA modification [Evidence IEA]), with protein sequence MAVAVAKEEMDYAIKPEASSSKIDTSEWPLLLKNYDKLLVRTGHFTPIPAGSTPLKRDLKSYINSGVINLDKPSNPSSHEVVAWMKRILRAEKTGHSGTLDPKVTGCLIVCIDRATRLVKSQQGAGKEYVCVIRLHDKIPGGEAQFKRALETLTGALFQRPPLISAVKRQLRIRTIHESKLYEFDNERHLGVFWVSCEAGTYIRTLCVHLGLLLGVGAHMQELRRVRSGAMDENSGMVTLHDVLDAQWMYDNQRDESYLRKVIKPLETLLTTYKRIVVKDSAVNAVCYGAKLMVPGLLRFEAGIEVNEEVVLMTTKGEAIAIGIAQMSTVELSTCDHGVVAKVKRCIMERDLYPRRWGLGPVALEKKKLKSAGKLDKYGRANEATPAKWKNDYKDYSAPEEEGAQAVAQPVAKEEAATPAEQTETPSSPNKMDVDDDDDDEKKKRKRHEGETPEERAERKRKKKEKKEKKERRKSKQEKEESDDSD encoded by the exons ATGGCGGTCGCAGTGGctaaggaggagatggactACGCAATCAAGCCTGAGGCTAGTTCCTCGAAAATCGACACGTCGGAGTGGCCGCTTCTTCTGAAGAATTATGACAAGC TGCTTGTCAGGACCGGCCACTTCACGCCTATCCCCGCTGGTAGCACTCCTTTGAAGCGCGACCTGAAGTCGTACATCAACTCCGGTGTCATCAACCTGGACAAGCCTTCAAACCCCTCCAGTCATGAGGTTGTTgcttggatgaagagaatCCTGAG GGCGGAGAAGACTGGTCACAGCGGAACCCTCGACCCCAAGGTCACCGGTTGCTTGATTGTCTGCATTGACCGTGCCACTCGCCTGGTGAAATCCCAACAGGGTGCCGGAAAAGAATACGTTTGCGTTATCCGCCTTCATGATAAGATCCCTGGTGGCGAGGCCCAGTTCAAGCGGGCTCTCGAGACATTGACTGGAGCTCTTTTCCAGCGGCCGCCATTGATCTCTGCTGTTAAGCGTCAGCTTCGTATCCGGACAATTCACGAAAGCAAGCTTTACGAGTTCGACAACGAGAGGCACCTTGGTGTCTTCTGGGTCAGCTGTGAAGCCGGAACCTACATCAGAACCCTCTGTGTCCACTTGGGTCTTCTGCTCGGTGTTGGTGCGCACATGCAGGAACTCCGCCGTGTTCGTAGTGGTGCCATGGATGAGAACAGTGGAATGGTGACTCTGCATGATGTTTTGGATGCCCAATGGATGTACGACAACCAGCGGGATGAGTCTTATTTGAGGAAGGTCATCAAGCCTCTGGAGACTCTCCTCACCACGTACAAGCGTATCGTTGTCAAAGACAGCGCTGTGAATGCTGTGTGCTATGGTGCTAAGCTGATGGTTCCTGGTCTCCTCCGCTTCG AGGCTGGTATTGAGGTCAACGAAGAGGTAGTCCTCATGACCACCAAGGGTGAGGCTATTGCCATTGGTATCGCTCAAATGTCGACCGTCGAGCTGTCCACCTGCGATCACGGCGTTGTTGCCAAGGTCAAGCGTTGTATCATGGAACGCGACCTGTACCCCCGTCGCTGGGGCTTGGGACCTGTggctttggagaagaagaagctcaagtcCGCCGGAAAGCTGGAT AAGTACGGTCGTGCTAACGAGGCTACGCCTGCCAAATGGAAGAACGACTACAAGGATTACAGCGcacccgaagaagaaggcgcgcAGGCAGTGGCTCAACCCGTCGCTAAGGAAGAGGCTGCTACTCCTGCCGAGCAAACGGAaaccccttcttctcccaacaagatggatgttgatgacgacgacgacgacgagaagaagaagcgcaagcgccaCGAAGGTGAGACACCCGAGGAGCGGGCCGAGcgcaagcgcaagaagaaggagaagaaggaaaagaaggagcgCCGGAAGTccaagcaggagaaggaggagagcgacGATAGTGATTAA
- the FYV10 gene encoding FYV10 family protein (BUSCO:EOG09261O7R;~COG:S;~EggNog:ENOG410PGQ3;~InterPro:IPR024964,IPR044063,IPR027714,IPR006594, IPR006595,IPR013144;~PFAM:PF10607;~go_function: GO:0004842 - ubiquitin-protein transferase activity [Evidence IEA];~go_function: GO:0005515 - protein binding [Evidence IEA];~go_process: GO:0045721 - negative regulation of gluconeogenesis [Evidence IEA]) has product MAAELTSTRLNAENHLLLDQPLLRLPHELARRNFKSVQRLVEREKEYVIPALKETANASLSNEQTPDQALAALDAMISRMQGLKQKMENLHQEERRIQEQSRKRIQHLEKLHQIPSLADVQYDQWARVRLDRLMVDHMLRSGYIKSAQQLAREKGIEELVDLNVFVQCQRIAESLRAGETKDALQWCGENKAALKKSQYNLEFELRLQQYIEMVRTGHKERFNDAMIHAKRYLAPYLETQSVEIHRAAGLLAFPPDTKAEPYKSMYAHERWAYLSDLFVRTHHELLSLSSRPLLHIALSAGLSALKTPSCHSAYTSSSSNSLSTTTSVCPICSTELNELARNMPYAHHTKSYVESDPIVLPNGRIYGQQRLLEMSKKVGCVEAGKVKDPTTGEVFNEGDMKKVYIM; this is encoded by the exons ATGGCTGCGGAACTTACATCTACCCGGCTCAATGCGGAGAACCATCTGCTCTTG GACCAGCCTCTCCTACGGTTACCACATGAGCTTGCACGTCGAAATTTCAAATCTGTTCAGCGCCTCGTGGAGCGTGAAAAGGAATATGTCATCCCCGCACTCAAGGAGACCGCCAATGCATCCTTATCAAATGAGCAAACGCCTGACCAAGCTCTTGCTGCACTCGACGCTATGATTTCCCGCATGCAAGGCTTGAAACAGAAAATGGAGAATTTACATcaggaggaaagaagaattcAAGAGCAGTCCCGGAAGCGTATTCAGCACCTGGAGAAACTTCACCAGATTCCTAGCTTGGCGGACGTCCAATATGATCAGTGGGCGAGGGTTCGATTGGACAGGCTCATGGTAGATCATATGTTACGCTCCGGGTATATTAAAAGTGCCCAGCAATTAGCGCGTGAGAAGGGGATCGAGGAACTCGTAGATCTCAACGTTTTCGTACAGTGTCAACGGATTGCCGAGAGCCTACGCGCTGGTGAAACTAAAGATGCCCTGCAATGGTGTGGCGAGAATAAAGCAGCGCTGAAGAAGAGTCAG TATAATCTGGAGTTCGAACTTCGATTGCAGCAATACATTGAAATGGTCAGAACGGGGCATAAAGAGAGATTCAATGACGCTATGATTCACGCCAAAAGATATCTGGCGCCTTACCTTGAGACACAGTCGGTAGAAATTCATCGAGCTGCAGGACTTCTCGCTTTTCCTCCAGACACCAAAGCTGAGCCGTACAAG TCGATGTATGCTCATGAAAGATGGGCTTATCTTTCCGATCTCTTTGTCCGCACTCACCATGAGCTTTTGTCATTATCTTCTCGCCCTTTGTTACACATCGCTCTGTCTGCGGGATTGTCGGCTCTCAAGACTCCTTCGTGCCATTCGGCCTATACCTCCTCCAGTTCCAACTCGCTGTCCACAACAACATCTGTTTGTCCAATTTGTTCGACCGAGCTTAACGAGCTCGCACGTAACATGCCATATGCTCACCACACAAAGAGCTACGTTGAAAGCGACCCGATTGTGCTTCCAAATGGCAGAATTTACGGTCAGCAACGGCTCTTAGAGATGAGCAAGAAAGTCGGATGTGTTGAGGCAGGTAAAGTAAAGGACCCTACGACCGGTGAAGTATTCAATGAGGGTGATATGAAGAAAGTCTACATCATGTAA
- a CDS encoding 25S rRNA (uracil2634-N3)-methyltransferase (BUSCO:EOG09263W48;~COG:S;~EggNog:ENOG410PMQX;~InterPro:IPR019446;~PFAM:PF10354): protein MPKSRKGGGPSPAGQQQQQQQQQQHSKKHRKMSSFAKLSTTTPTNSAKPKAAQSAHHHPGSSGNAKNSNNDRKMKNSQQQQQQVQRNQRPIVPFGRKDRILLVGEGDFSFARSLVLQHRCKNVMATCYDSKDTLHSKYPQAENNIHDIQYAFSKATTGEHASDSKENSSNGDGTSVVGTNAQGFLEDQAQRRGPKVIYSVDARKLGLPAGGGKEIRTGFPRQERKRPAWKEAKSGTSSAPQGGPWDVICFNFPHVGGISTDVNRQVRANQELLVAFFKACVPLLSHQPVRVDSDDEDDWDNWEDSDVESSGGENDHDGSEDGDQLRTANTTGQATRQNRVEPGQILVSMFEGEPYTLWNIKDLARHAGLRVVTSFRFPWASYKEYSHARTLGDIEGKDGGRGGWRGEDRDARMYVFEVKQEDHPVKRRNAPSSKAGQSAKKKRPRDASDSDDSE, encoded by the exons atgccCAAGTCCAGGAAAGGCGGGGGCCCATCCCCAGCAggccagcaacagcaacagcaacagcaacaacagcattcAAAAAAGCATCGCAAAATGTCATCGTTTGCTAAGCTCTCGACTACCACCCCTACGAACTCTGCAAAGCCTAAAGCCGCTCAGAGtgctcatcaccaccccggGTCGTCGGGTAATGCTAAAAACAGCAACAACGATCGAAAGATGAAGAAttcgcagcagcaacagcaacaggtGCAGAGGAACCAGCGGCCTATTGTGCCTTTTGGACGGAAGGATCGGattttgttggttggggaag GCGACTTCTCCTTTGCTCGCTCATTAGTCCTCCAGCACCGCTGCAAGAATGTCATGGCTACCTGCTATGATTCCAAAGATACGCTCCACAGCAAGTACCCCCAAGCTGAAAATAACATTCACGATATACAGTATGCATTTTCCAAGGCGACGACGGGGGAGCATGCTTCGGACAGTAAGGAGAACTCATCCAACGGAGACGGCACAAGCGTTGTTGGAACCAATGCACAAGGGTTCCTTGAAGACCAGGCGCAACGTCGTGGACCCAAAGTCATTTACTCAGTTGACGCTCGAAAACTTGGTCTTCCTGCGGGTGGCGGTAAAGAAATACGGACGGGCTTTCCACGACAGGAGCGAAAACGCCCGGcctggaaagaagcaaagagcGGCACCTCATCTGCACCACAAGGTGGGCCGTGGGATGTGATCTGTTTCAACTTCCCCCATGTCGGCGGTATCTCCACCGACGTCAATCGGCAGGTGCGAGCCAACCAGGAACTCTTGGTGGCTTTCTTTAAAGCGTGCGTGCCTTTGTTGTCTCATCAACCCGTGCGCGTAGAtagtgacgatgaagacgactGGGACAACTGGGAGGACTCTGACGTTGAATCAAGCGGGGGTGAAAACGATCATGATGGCAGTGAAGACGGCGACCAACTGCGAACAGCCAATACTACCGGGCAGGCGACACGCCAAAACAGAGTGGAACCAGGTCAGATTCTAGTGTCGATGTTTGAGGGTGAGCCTTACACCCTCTGGAATATTAAAGACCTTGCAAGGCATGCTGGCCTGCGAGTGGTCACCAGTTTTCGATTCCCGTGGGCCTCTTATAAGGAGTATTCCCATGCGCGGACGCTGGGCGAcattgaaggaaaggatgGTGGGAGAGGCGgctggaggggggaagataGGGACGCGAGAATGTACGTCTTTGAGGTTAAACAGGAAGACCATCCAGTGAAACGGAGGAACGCCCCATCTTCCAAAGCTGGGCAGAGtgcgaaaaagaagaggccGAGAGATGCATCCGACAGTGACGACAGCGAATAG
- the gmtA gene encoding GDP-mannose transporter (COG:G;~EggNog:ENOG410PGF5;~InterPro:IPR000620,IPR038736;~PFAM:PF00892;~TransMembrane:9 (o45-66i73-91o111-132i153-181o201-220i236-254o274-296i303-323o329-348i);~go_component: GO:0016020 - membrane [Evidence IEA];~go_component: GO:0016021 - integral component of membrane [Evidence IEA];~go_function: GO:0005458 - GDP-mannose transmembrane transporter activity [Evidence IEA]), with amino-acid sequence MAEGKKTDDYTIQMDSIDQGNKSFEAPPPPQPRSPPSGSLSNNPILPVLAYCGSSILMTVMNKYVLSGTDFNLNFFLLCIQSLVCIIAIQTCKSCGLITYRDFSADEARKWFPITLLLIGMIYTGSKALQFLSIPVYTIFKNLTIILIAYGEVLWFGGSVTGLTLFSFGLMVLSSIIAAWADIKHAVESNGDATAKMSTLNAGYVWMLVNCLCTSSYVLGMRKRIKLTNFKDFDTMFYNNLLSIPVLIVLSAFLEDWSSTNVNRNFPPVDRNSIVFAMILSGLSTVFISYTSAWCVRVTSSTTYSMVGALNKLPIAISGLIFFDAPVTFPSVSAIVVGFVSGIVYAVAKIKQNAKPRTGVLPTANPPVSASSQSMRDSLRS; translated from the exons ATGGCTGAAGGCAAGAAGACCGACGACTACACGATCCAGATGGATTCGATAGACCAGGGCAACAAGAGCTTCGaggcgccgccgccgcctcagcCCAGGAGTCCGCCGTCGGGCTCGCTgtccaacaaccccatcTTGCCCGTGTTGGCCTACTGTGGATCCTCGATCTTGATGACCGTCATGAACAAATATGTCTTGTCCGGCACTGATTTCaacctcaacttcttcctcctctgcatccAG TCTCTCGTTTGTATCATTGCAATCCAGACCTGTAAATCATGCGGTTTGATCACTTATCGCGACTTCAGCGCGGACGAGGCCAGAAAGT GGTTCCCCATCACTCTGCTCTTGATCGGCATGATCTACACGGGCTCTAAGGCGCTTCAGTTCCTCTCGATTCCCGTTTACACCATCTTCAAGAACTTGACCATCATCCTTATCGCCTACGGAGAGGTGCTGTGGTTCGGTGGCTCCGTCACCGGTCTTACCCTGTTCTCTTTCGGACTGATGGTTCTGAGCTCTATCATTGCCGCCTGGGCTGACATCAAGCACGCTGTGGAGAGCAATGGCGATGCGACCGCCAAGATGTCCACTTTGAATGCAGGCTACGTCTGGATGCTGGTCAACTGCCTCTGCACGTCGTCCTATGTTTTGGGCATGCGCAAGCGGATCAAGCTGACCAACTTCAAGGACTTTGACA CCATGTTCTACAACAACCTTCTGTCGATCCCCGTCTTGATCGTTCTGTCCGCTTTCTTGGAAGACTGGTCATCCACCAACGTCAACCGCAATTTCCCTCCTGTGGACCGCAACAGCATCGTTTTTGCCATGATCCTCTCCGGCCTGTCGACTGTGTTCATTTCCTATACCTCCGCCTGGTGTGTTCGCGTCACTTCGTCGACCACTTACTCCATGGTTGGAGCTCTGAACAAGCTTCCCATTGCTATCTCTGGactcatcttcttcgatgctCCTGTTACCTTCCCCAGTGTTTCGGCTATCGTCGTTGGCTTTGTTAGCGGTATCGTTTACGCCGTTGCTAAGATCAAGCAAAACGCTAAGCCAAGGACTGGTGTCTTGCCGACCGCCAACCCCCCGGTCAGCGCCAGCAGCCAGAGTATGAGGGACTCTCTACGTTCCTAG